The Lates calcarifer isolate ASB-BC8 unplaced genomic scaffold, TLL_Latcal_v3 _unitig_1608_quiver_1941, whole genome shotgun sequence genome segment TGGCACCACTTTTCACACTGGTCAGAGATACATATGAGAATATCAGTGTCTGATATGGGTGTGTTTAATAATTCAGAGCAAAGCCAGGGTCATATCTAAGATGTGTTTATGAGGCTGTTGTCCTCTGGGAGACACAGAAGGACAGATGCAGCATTGGAGCAGTGAGAAGGCTTTCAGCcgagtagaaaaaaaatcaatgcactGAGTAGTGACTAATAAACCCCTCCTCAGTGGTCTAATACAGGGGTGGTTATTATATCTCCGAGGGCAATGCAGCATTGTGGGACTATTATTACTGTACAAATGGAGTGTGTTCTCATTCAGCTGAGGTAGAGGTCAGGGGCTGAGTACTTGTCCATGCACATGTTGTTGCaaaaaaatgaagtaaataCAAATGTGCAGGGCAAtcacgcacaaacacaaaccatcaGTCTCCTTGTGTCACCACACCCTCTTAtcatgtcatcatcatcattgtttgGGGAAAAATGACACTGTTGTGTATGATATCCTGTAATTTCCAAAGGattttaatcagttcatcttcAGTCTTCTTTTTGgcccacacagagaaaagcctAATACAAACTGAAGGATCTTTCCCACACACAGCCTGTTAAAGAATGACACAAAGAGATGCATTTATCATCAAAtatgagtttattttttttataaatcatTCTTACAAAATTGGCATTTATCTATTTCATTTGTGACCTCTATAAAAGTCTTCCGTTAATTACAAGgtaggagggaggagaaggcaTCAGGACAGCTGGGTTTTGACCGAGTCCTTACAGATCAACAGATATTACTGCTGATTGGTAATGCAATAAAGCCAAATCACTGATAAATAATCccaaacaggaagtggtcaTGCGTGGTCGCCTTAGCAACAGTGTCCGAACACAAAGATGAAAACGGGGTGTTATATCAAGAGAATGGAAGCTGTGTCTCATCCAGTGTATGAAGGGCAGGGCTGTTCAGGCCCTGCACATTGGTGCTATTGCTGCCCGTCTTTATGGAAACAGTCAGGGACAGACAGTGCTCGGCAtgtcaagaactcaaatgttGATAAAAGGCACAAATCAAGAACAGACTAGTTTCCAGAACACATGCCGCCGTCACTATAAACACCAACTGCCTGGCGCATTTTGGGTAAACCTTCTTCCATCTGTGTTGAAGCACACAGCGACAACTTGCATAATGTCTCTCCCGATCAAATGACAGGCGTTTGAGTGGATGCAGAGGTTTTCCTTGTGGCCTAACTCGCATCGATCACACTCTGAACTCCATTATAAACTGTACGGCGTGCCAACTGAAAGATGGGACAATTTCTGTTGCCAAGTTATCTGACCTGAAACCAAGCTGTGAAAAGAGGCAATTTAAACACAACTGTGTCAGAGCCCCAGATCCATTATTGTAATGCATTAGGGGAAGATGTTACtgcaaatctgaaaatgtttccatctgGTACAGGGGACGCAGCTGcttattattttccatgtttcagTTGGCGTAGTCTTTATTGGGACTTTGCAATTTGACTCCCGTGGAGAGCCAAGATGGTGCAGCCCAATCCAATCCTAGATCACTGGTGTATGCAATCTTTTCAGGAGTTAAAACTACTACTACCACAACTCCGAAAacattccccctctctctctttctctctcggGGAGCTCTGTATTAGAAAGCGAAGCGAGTGTGATAGATGTTTCCCTGGAAAACCAATGCAGAGTGAAACGTAATAAGAGCTGTGTATCGGCATCTGCGTGGATTAATGTGCACAGCGTGTcgaaaataaaatgaataaataccaTTAACTCCCCTCAGCGATGCAGGATCAGTCTCATGTTCGTGCCACGTCATCTCAAATCGtacacagtctttttttttcttccaaaaaataaatatatgtctATGTACAGTGCTGAGAGTTGCAGGGATTTGAAAtgggtggtgttttttttttttttgcaaagctGGGGGATGCCATTCTCTTGAGATGATTAACAACAGTGATTCAAACAATCAGACATAAAAGGCTTGATATGGATTCAAACAATATGGTTCACTGTAGATGAAATAGGGAACAGATGCAGACCAAATGAGGACTATGTTTTTCCCAGAGTCACATACCAAAGATGATCGAACACTTTTTGTTATGACTCCACATTAAACAGATCATAAATCTCTCCTGGCAAAAAAAGTCCCAGAAtgtaaatacaaacattatatgtgaggaaaaaaaaacatatgatgGTCCTGCTGGTTTTGATATACTGAAACAGAGTAGCTTTGCTGTGGTATTGTACATGACACTTCAAAAGCATGAGTGTCACCCTTGTTGACACTGTAAAGGCTTTCcaatacattttatataaacTCTTTGTagaacaaaacataaacaaatgaatgagaaaCGCTGAAAGTAAACCATTCATTGAATATGTGACATTGATATTGATGATGACAGCTACTGATTAACATGCGCACTGAAAAGCTTTGGCTGAGACATTATGTTGAATGCCTGCCTGACAGAAAGGCCACTAAAAGCACGCCGCTTTCATTCAAGTGTCTGCAGACTAAATGGTGTGAGTGGACTGTCTGTGCTCTCGGCCGCACGCAGACCTAATGACAGCGTGGAGCagccattttctcagacagccctttttctttgaaatgatCAATTAAAGGCTGAGAAAGCTGGttattttagcattttgatCTGGTTGTCTGATATCAATAAAGTAATTTAAGGTGCAAAATGTCAGGCGGTTTGATGTGGATACAACAGTAATGTGAAGTAGTTGTTACAAGTAATGGACAAGCACAACCACAGGGGAGGATGTGTTGGGGtttggggaaaaagaaaaagctgtcCTCCCAAGGCTAGCATTAGCCAGAGGGTCATGTTTGTGGGTCACAAACACAATGGTCCATAATGTTAGAGTGTTTTATCAACAGCTTGTCCCCGGGGAAAAAACAGCACTCTAAATGAAATAGGTTTACCTAATTGAAGCCCAAACGTATCTCTGCCTGACAAATGGAGGAGAAAACCTTTTGTCAATTTAATGGCTCTGAGGTTCTCTGATATGTCAcggcaaaaaaagaaagaaaaaaaaatcatggcaGCAGGAGAGCCACATTGGACTGATGACCAGAATATTTCAACAGGAGAGTGTCCAGGCATCTGAAACTGATGTAGGCAACGTGATGTGCAATAAACAATTTTTAAAGGCAGACCCTGATGTCAGAATGGCACTGATGCACTCAGcgtttaaaaaaatctctctaCAAGCACTCCTGTGAAATGATGCTCGTCACTAAAGACCTGCTATAGTCTGAAATTTTCTCCCTGTGAGGATAGTGCTCTGAGGCCTTgcaggaagaaggaaaaaaaaccaaaaaaaaacgGGCGAAACAAGTTTGGGTTAGAATGCAGCGTTCTGCTCCATTTCATCCAGAAATGTTCATTTCACTCATTCCAACGGAGGGAAAATGTACTCCGCTTGAGCTTATGGTTGGATGAGCCAACTTTTCAAGGCtctgtacacatacacacacacacacacacacacagacacacacttgcacagaaGACTGAAAGTACAGAGAGTTTGAAGGGGGAAATAAAAGATGATGAAAgtaagtgggaaaaaaagataagaaaagtACAACTGCCATGGTGAGTATGAGAGGAAAATAGGATataaaaacaagatgtttttctAACTTATCTTAGTGATAACAGGGAAGCAGATAGACCATTATAAAAGCCATATCAGCACATCAAGGAATGAGCCAAGGATAGGACAGACAGGATGTTTTTAGATTTGAGGCTCAAAGATGTGCGACGATAGATGAGAATATCAGAAAATAATGGCTGCTTCTCCAAGAAAAACCTTGTAATAACAGGTTGGACACTGCTGTTTACTTCCCCCGCCTGGAAAAGGAGAATATTAAAAACTGATGACGCTCCGATTCAAAACCTCTCCGTGAGGGAAAAGGGTCAACAGTGATACTGAGAGCTGGATTTGTACAATGATATCAAACCAACTAAAGAACAGTGTTTCCCAGGCTATATAAAGCAGGGGTTTGGTAGTGAGTCCAGTAAAATGTCCTGATGCAGACTGGGGTTGCTAGGGGTGACCAGTAGGATTTGTAGTGGGTGGGGGTTGCCAGGTTAGCGATCATGGACACCTTCCCTCTTCTACCGTCCTGCACATGTGCCGAAAGAGCAGGAAAGTCAATGTCGTCCTTGTTCGTGTTGTACAAAAAAATATTCTATTCAAGAGTTCTCGTCGTCAgtagtgtgtgctgtgtgtttgcacatttgCGAAACATACAGTACTGTTTGGCTTGTCCATCAGTTTGTGTactcctctttgtctgtctgtgtttgcgttttttgtttgtgtttttcaaatcCAAATGCCATCTGCTTGCTTCCTGTTCATCCCTTCCCACGTCAAGTTCTGGCAGCAGCGGCGCTGTGGACATTGGCAATGTGCTGGGTGGAAGACAGAGCTGTGTCGCTCCCTGTCCATCCTGCTGTAGTCCTACTACTCCTTCTACTCTCCACTGAGTCAGTCTCTCGCGCCTCCCCCTGTGTGGGGTCTCCCCCAAGGGGGCGCCGGTCCTGTCAGAGCCTCTCAATGTCCCTGTATTTCTTGCGGAGGATGGAGACCTGGTCCTTGAACAGGACGGGGTCCAGTCTCATCTGAGAGTGGACCAGCGGCATGGCGCCAAACCAGCTGGCGAACTTGTTCATGCATGTCTGTCGCTGGGCGAAGTGGTCTGGATCGGCCCAACGAGAAGCCCTCGAAGACTGTTGGGAGTGAagaagagggggaagaaaaacaagagagcagTTGAATAATGATTGCTTTATGTCAGTGATTCTCAACCATGGTAACTGAATTTCAGAGGGCACTTCTGCAGTGAAAGATGGTGGAGTATCTCAACTAATGTGGAATATTAGAAATCatgattttatgtgtgttaaGGAGGGAAATGCACATCCACATAGAATCAGAAATTGGTGTGTTGCTGACCTCCCACCAACCTGAGTCAGTTGTAACCCTAAACACCACGTGTTGCAATTGAGAGTGCATAAAAACTAGTTAGCTAGCAGGCAGACAAATCTGAACAGTTAGCTAAACATCATGgataaacagttgaaatagtGAGCTCAAAACAATAGATGAAAAGTTGAAATAGCTAAAAGTAAACACTTGCAGTAGCTAGCTAAAAGTAATTGTTAAATGGTTATGGTCCAGCTTTCTGTCAGTCCAAAGGGTTGACTGTAACAAACACATGTGGAATGTGACTGGTGTCAATGAAAGTACTTGTTTTGTAGGGACTGTGGGAATGTGAGGGTATGCCAGAAAAAACCACAGCTTTGGAGCATTGGCGGGAAGGAGACGTTCTCAATGTAAAAAAGACTGACAGTGACAATCATCTGCATTCTTTCAGTCAGTCATAATCTGTGACAAGAGAAAAGCATTACTGAATGACATTAGTGTTTCTCAATAAATCATCAGCTGGATCATACTCTATATTTGGGAGGCTGGAACCCGACTAGAAACCGTGATGTAATGCTTTAAGTCGGCCGCAactcctgtctgtgtttttgtctctccgCGGTTAGTGACTTGTCCTGTTTACCCATGGGCCGTACAAGAGAACTTTAAGGGAATAATTCATGCTGTCCATAAAGCAGCGAGAGTTCACTCCAGCTGAAAGGccgtgacacacacacatgatgggaagaaaacaacactggcTTCAGCATGAATTCACGACTTATACAAAGGCAGGATAAAATCGAAGAGGACTGTATAATATGCATGTTTTATATCTGTGGTTGTAAAATGGTTACTAGTTCAATCACAGCCTGTAATGAGGTTTTCTTTTTATGCAGGCCAATTCTCTCAAATGTGGCTGTCCTGTATTGGACTACCAgctctttattattattagtcgTCTACATAAAAAAGCCATAAAAATGACATGGATCCAGTCACGAGGAGGGTTTCAATACACTCTTACCTGCCCCATCATGGTCTCCTTATACTGTTTCTTCTGTGTGACCTTGATGGGTGGCAGTTTAGTGACAGCAGAGACCAGGAAGTTCATCAGGATATCCTCACAGTTGGCCAGCTGATCCACCATGTTCTTCAGACTAGTCGGCAAGTAGTTGGTGTACAGGTAATGGTAATACCTGGAAGAGAGGCCACAAAGGAGATAGAATTAGAAGAGGGAAAATATCTGGGTGTGTCAGTCCTCATGAGAACTGTCTGTTGTTCCCATCAGGAAGACATTTAAGTCTGAGGGCTGAGGCATGTTTTTGCAAAAatgcatgtttatgtttttaccCAGGGACACAAAAAAGGCTTTGACAGAGCAGACAACATGTCCACtctcaaatacattttgtgtgtgcttgtggcACAGAACCAAAGCAAAAACCCAAAAGATACTAAAAGTTGAACAGATTAAAAGGTTTGTTGATACACCATGTTTTTCAAGGCCTCCCTTTTAAAACGTCTGTGataaaaattaattttgttgGATCGCATTTTTGGCTTTCATCTTTGGCTTTCATCATCCTTTTAGACTCTTCAGACCTGACACATCTTCATTTGCCAACATAAAATACATTCTACCCCTGATAGATAGTATTGTTCAGGATTAGAGCTGAAgcagtcaatcaacagaaatgaATTAGCAGAGATTTTaagcaaaaacaccacaggTCTGGATTGTTGGTCAGATAAGACGAGAGTTTTTAAAGCATCACCCAGGGCTCTGGGAAACTggaacattattattattattttaaaagcatAGTCAGTTGTATCCCTGATCAAGATTAACACCTAAAAACATCACTGTGAGGCTGAATAACCTCACAATTTCAGACCTTTAAAGAtggctgaaagaaaaaagtgtgcAGAACTTACTTTAAATGCATCACAAATTTTAGATACGTTTATATTACAGGTTCAAGCCCTTGGGTTAAACTTTGGATTCAGCAACTGACTAATTCTTCAAGTCCCTGGATGGATTGAATGATGGACTTATTGAAAGTGATTAAGCGCTGGGCTGCAGTGATTGGCTGACTTCAGATTAATGGACTGTTCCCATCACAGCTGAGTGAAGCCATATTAAAGCTGACAGGGCTGTAGTTTAACTAAATGCAGGAACGCTGTGTAGCAGacaaattgacatttttttggataaaacatacccagtgtaaaaacacagtttcctgAGGCTGTGCTACACTGAACATAACACCTACTTTCATAATCTACAGATCACTGCATCAAAGTGTTGTATCAAAAGACAGACAACTGAACACTGGAGAGCAGAGTAGAGCGAAGCTGTGATCCCCGTATAACAGAAGGGGAACAGAACAGAGGTTTGGAgcatgaaagaaaacagcagagtagagcaaaacactgaaagctTTTTCACGTTGAGGTAAACAGATGTACAGTACTGGAACGGAGAGTTTTAGTCATTATCTACAATTGTGTTGTGGTACTGTACCTGTGGTAGATGGCGGCCCCAGTCAGCACCATCGAATAATCGTTGGTCCATTTGGATGTGTAGCCCCAGCGCTCCTTGTTGCTGTCCCAGAAGTGGCTGCGGGCGGGGTAACCAACAATGCGCTCCGGAAAACTCTGCCAGACTGTAAAGGCAAAGTCCACCTGGGCAGAGAAAGATACGAAGCTCACAGAACATATCACGGTGCAGAACATCTATGATATGCATAATGGGTACCACTTTCTAGCCCTTTGTAAAGAGGGTTTAACAAGTGGCATAATTCATGGTTAATAACTAATTAACTTATGCTTTAAATATCAGTTACAAGCCACTGATAATAACTtctgggttgccaggttgtgaaaGAAATCCCATTAGATGGTGTTTATCCTCCTCCAGCTGGTTGTTAAATTGATCTTTttagagcagacacacacagacaccctaATGCAGTGGTTACCAACATATTTTGTCAGATGAGCTCAGGCACTCTtccatcatcactgtcatttttttctaccatcattcattacttttagctGACTACTTTTAAGCATTAATCCATGACTTTAACTGAAGTATCTGAACCACATACATGTTATTCTTAGTTATTTCACCTAAACCCACAATCATATATTAATTGATTTCCAACATTTATGACCACACAATTACCAAATTCAAAGGATAAACATAAAGCTTATAAAACTGATCTACAAAGTATTCATAAATAAATGGATTAACCAATTTTAAAACTTGGATGAAAGGATGCCTTATTAGAAAGTGGTACTACATCATCTCTGCCTATACCtgaaaaaatctgtgtttattgtgtgtatttatagtatatattgtgtagaaaaaaagacagtaaatgAAAGTGACTATGGGAAGAATTAACAAAGGAACtgcacactcaaacacacttcagagaaaatacaacagaggCAAAAGCTCATCAAACACAAAGCAGTCTTTCCTAAGCAGCTGCCTACAGCAAACGTCTGTGGCGGCGATCAAAGCATTCAATCAAATAATtagatgaaaacatcacaaagGCCTTGGTGGCTCCACAAACAGCTTGCTCTGCGTTACACCACATATTACAACACTACACCACACTGAGAAGATGCCTGTATTAATGAGTATTTAAGTAAAAATCCACCACAAAtcataataaacataatttttatCTGCTCTTCCTGACAGAATTTGTGCATATGCACGAGTCccaaaggaaaagagagagtgaaaaaaaaaaggtatttgAATTATAGTATAGTCAACGGGAAAAATATTCCAATGGTGCGATTATAATTCTACCTATTTTCTGTATGAACCAGGATACGGGAGTCTTATGTGAGTCTTATTAAAAGGTTTGACTGTTCAAAAATGTAGGCGAAATTCTTTAAGGagagcttttattgtgaaagatATGATGGGAAGAGTGGGGAGACCGCTCAGAAATCTGTCACTTAATTTCTCTCTTAACTTGCACTGGCATTGATGTTGCCTGAATTCTAAAACTTCAGGGATTGTTTGTGATCATGAACCAAATGTCTTCGTGGGAGAAACATGGGTCGGTTCAGTTTTTCAGGGCTGGATTTCCATTCATTGCCAGCTCTGCTTTGCCATCTTGATCCTCCGCACAAACAGCCTTCATGAGATCTAATTCTACACCGTTCAAGGCAGCATCTGGCTTCCCATGGTGCTGCGCCAATACGTGTCCCCgggaaaaacagcaaacagtccCGACAGCATGTGGAACAAAAATGCCCATAACAACAATGCTCTCGAACAGGGGGATTTGAGAGGTACAGTGTGATTATgagcaccaaaaaaaaagtgaggtggaaaatggaaagaaaaagagaaaagggaaagaaatggaggtggagaaagaaaggcacatgagaggaggaggaaaaaagtaaGGCTTGGGGAGAGAAAGTTGGAGTAGTTAAAGTGATTTAAGAATCGAGCTGCAGAGCGATAACTTGAAAACACCagggacaaaaagaaagaaagtttttaaaaaattgagaGAAAATGCAATCAGAGAGTTGCATTTGGTACATGGAGAGAGACTGCAACTTTGTTTTGTCTCAAGAGTACCAGACTAttgaggcagagaggagggagaggagcttTCTATTCTtctcttattttattatattacaaGATACCTCTGTGGTGGTTAACACTGTGTCCTCGTCCAGGCTGAGGACAGCGTCGGTCACTATGGTCTCGTAGGGCAAGAAGCGGCTGCTCATCACCTGCAGGGGGAGACACAGAGCGCCAGGGTTACAACCACACAATAAGACCAATGACAGTTGGATTTCCCTCTTTAAACAGCATTAATTCATCATCATTCGGTTGGATGGAGCAGATTAAAGTAGCTGAAGAAGTGACAGGCATCTGAAAAGTAAAGCTATTGTTATGGACTGAAATCTTGGACATGTCCCTTTTTCATTGCTTTCATTCACACAGTTGACAGCTCCCAGTGAACTTGATTGAACATGATATTaatgtttccatggaaacacacCATGAGGGTTACTTTCAAATGATTAGATTTTGTATCTAACATCAGCGGATGGCTGCATTTTTAACGacagactcttttttttttaatggtgacTCAATTTGCTTATTTCTCAGCTGGTAAAATGTAGGGATCCTTCCAACTTTCTTTTGACCTGCAATATGGCCACTTGGAGATgagctgtaaataaaacactgacttaTTAATGCCCTCCATATAGATACAGCAAACAGCTGCATGCATTGTCAGAGTAACATTAGCATCTATTTGGAGTCATCATTCTGGTCCAATACTGCTGTTGGTCTCCATTAATTAGCTTTTAATAGCTTTTCATTAGCTTTTCAGCTGTTAAATGTTCAACTAAGTTTACAAGCTAGCTGCTAACCTTGGCTGTCTCTCATTCGATGCTCAGTAAGTTGGTTTTTAGAGCTTATTTtcctgaaaacagctgcctaaTGCGGCTAAAAGCGATGATATTAGAGCTGTGagactgaatcaaaacagtaaagggcagaacaatgagctgaaagatgctaataTGTCAAGTAGaactgaggggaactgcagagggGAAGTGGTTTTGTCACGAGTCCTTTCACATAAAAATAGTCAGATGATCCATTGCTAATATACAAATATTGATCATAGCTGCTTTAAGGAGGAGCCCCGCCATCCTGACATCTCATTTTTTGTTCACCACTCAAAGCTTgtgagtcagagagcagctctaCTGGTAAATCGAGAGCCTCACCTTGAGATAAATTTtagaataaaaactgtttttgctTCCAATACCCActgtatgcatttttaatggGTCCTCATAAATTCATGGGATTCAGGGGAGACAACAAGTCACGAaatcaacaaacagcagcacacacagagaggaagagaaaagccAATATCCTACTTTTTACTGCATGCTGCTCCTTGTTGTTTTCAGCAGTGATAAAATGCTGATACATGTTTCTATTACTGCTGCAGAGTCGTCTGTCTCTTTTAGATCAATAGAAACATATAAATGCAGGCAGACACATGCAGTGTGAGTCATGTGTCCTGCATATGGCACAAAtttgcttttcttctcctccacagTCGAAAACAgaatatgtatatttaatggTGGATGAAACCAAACTGTATAACACACGATAGTCCTTGAATATTTACTGGAAGCAGGGAGAGATGGTGGCCGCGGCCTGGTGGGTGGATGGAAAGATCAACGTCTTGAGGATATTTTGACGGGAAGTCTTTGGACTGTTGCCGTGATGAGCTCGGatgagaaaacagcagcttttcgTTTGACGGAAGTCTGAGTGTATTGTGGACTGGATATGTGCTTGAACTCAAACAACCTCCCACGCAAACAAGAATCTAATGAATATATACTGTAGCTTTAATGGATGTAGACACACGAAATACCCAGATACACAGCcactaaattaaaaacagttacCAGGTTTTAATGTACAGTGTGGTCCAGAAGTCTGAGTGGTCTCAGATGTTTGGACTGTATATGTAGTATATATATCTATGTATGCAGATGTATCagtatatatgtacatatatatatatatatatatatatatatatatatatatatactgcatATATCTTTATGTATACTGCaactggttttaatgctgtgg includes the following:
- the LOC108889677 gene encoding LOW QUALITY PROTEIN: exostosin-1b-like (The sequence of the model RefSeq protein was modified relative to this genomic sequence to represent the inferred CDS: deleted 1 base in 1 codon) encodes the protein AACVPVMLSNGWELLFSEIIDWNTAAVIGDERLLLQIPTTVRSIHQDKILSLRQQTQFLWEAYFSSVEKIVLTTLEIIQDRVLEHSSRSSLMWNSHPGGLFALPQYSGYLGDFPFYYATLGIKPYPKFTAVIHAVSPLVSQSQPILKLLAAVAKSQYCAQIIVLWNCDKPLPAKHRWPATSVPVIVIEGENKVMSSRFLPYETIVTDAVLSLDEDTVLTTTEVDFAFTVWQSFPERIVGYPARSHFWDSNKERWGYTSKWTNDYSMVLTGAAIYHRYYHYLYTNYLPTSLKNMVDQLANCEDILMNFLVSAVTKLPPIKVTQKKQYKETMMGQSSRASRWADPDHFAQRQTCMNKFASWFGAMPLVHSQMRLDPVLFKDQVSILRKKYRDIERL